The Candidatus Manganitrophus noduliformans genome includes a window with the following:
- a CDS encoding PAS domain S-box protein produces the protein MRGLFAVNQNITRADWRRYIESLQLQKRYPGIYDLIFVRYVPKSERAAFERQVRNDTSIGPKGYPDFSIHPEGDRPEYFPIEFTEPFSPIPVQFGFDIGSEPVRRQALEQARDTGHPVSTGRIILVGTEEVGFSIRVPVYRNGLPQTTVEEKRRALIGFVASAFNMKDLMQEVLGGNSRLDFQFEIFDGGMEKTTNPLPLLTKESLLYDSNDILGANTGNNPPRYTQIASLDIAGRHWHIYFSTHASFLSEIEETLPFLILFGGATFSLLLSYITWSTTTARRRAIDLAESMTVDLRESEERFRAIFDRAPSGIGVVDLEGRFIQVNQSYAAFLGYTREELTGRTFQEMTHPDDLAASMRVREELAAGKTDKHRFEKRYIRKDGRIVWGDITVSQINDPSGKPKYFVAVVDDITERKQMEEALRETNHTLQALIQASPLAIITLDLNGKVTTWNPAARQIFGWSPEEAIGRFNPIVPKEKENEFKGLVQALLQGKVFSNLEVSRQRKNGSQVDVSLSTAPLRDGQGHIRGIVGILADMTVQKRAEEALRNSESRFRRVIDSNMIGIVFSDVNGNITEANDAFLQMVGYTREELRSGEISWKEMTPSEYRLLDVKGLDEMAATGVCAPFEKEFIRKDGSRIPVMIGAAFLEASREKTVGFVVDITDRKRADERLRESEEKYRLLFENNPYPMWVFDLETLAFLAVNEATVSRYGYHREEFLSMTITDLCPAEDIPTLLKNLPQISTRVGPGGIWRNRKKDGTVIDVEITSDLISFSGRKAKLVLANDVTERLRAEEALRQSEEQYRLLFDRNPHPMWVVDPSTHTFLAVNEAAIRHYGYSREAFLRMTICDIRPPEEIPLLLGYLQEAAHRETSSDPVMGGVWTHRKKDGSLIEAEITWNLILFRGKEARLVLAEDVTESRKTERELQDSERRFRQLAENIHEIFWIVERDPFRLLYISPAYEQIWGRACQSLYDQPKSFLDAVYPEDRVRVLDAMEQQGRGEPTDTEYRIIRTDGSVRWIRDRGFPIKDGSGKVYRVAGVAEDITERRQAEQALRETNETLRALIHASPLAIFALDSEGKVKMWNPAAERLFGWREYEIFNQRFPILPVDQEEELDLLQKLVCEGKGFTGLETCHSRKDGSSVDISISVAPLPGSEPTMTGIVAVVADISDRKKTEEALRKSEERFHLATRATNDAVWDWDLITNTLWWNENLQTLFGYKPEEIEPGIESWTNRLHPEDKERVLSGIHSAIAGGDQLWSGEYRFRRGDGSYATLLDRGYIVRDAAGTPVRMIGAMMDITERNHAEEALRIKTDQLAAVTDAMTAYLDSRDWNETSSLLLRSALRQTESEYGFIGVVVEGPAFRILAIEGIDVGPIQIRPFYKDALRMDGKQEYLELYRFDNLFGKVIESGKVVISNDAAADPRSGGIPPGHPAMRNFLGVPIVRANEVVGMIGIANRPGGYSGTEQAGLEILSHATGVLYDSYRRREREIALENQQRNVEKELRRSQEQLRSLSSRLHSMVEEERTRISREIHDELGQLLTILKMELSWLKKRLPKKEALLRDRTKSMAKLVDTTVQTLRKISTELRPGVLDDLGLTAAIEWQVSEFQNRTGMRCRFTVRPEEILLDPDRSTAVFRIFQETLTNIVRHANADEVAILLEKTEEVLTLEVRDNGRGITQNQITNSKSLGLLGIRERALLWGGTVQIGGVPGKGTTITVRIPLQQPTDVGKEV, from the coding sequence GTGCGCGGTCTCTTTGCGGTGAACCAAAACATCACCCGGGCCGACTGGAGAAGATATATCGAATCGCTCCAGTTACAAAAACGTTATCCCGGCATTTACGATCTGATCTTTGTCAGATACGTGCCTAAATCGGAACGGGCTGCATTCGAAAGACAGGTGCGCAACGATACGAGCATCGGTCCAAAAGGTTATCCCGATTTTTCAATCCATCCCGAAGGAGATCGCCCCGAGTACTTCCCGATTGAATTTACAGAGCCGTTCTCACCCATTCCGGTACAGTTCGGCTTCGATATCGGAAGCGAGCCGGTCCGACGGCAAGCCCTCGAACAAGCGCGCGATACCGGTCATCCCGTCTCGACCGGACGGATTATCCTGGTCGGGACCGAGGAGGTCGGATTTTCCATTCGGGTCCCGGTCTACCGCAATGGGCTGCCTCAGACCACGGTGGAGGAGAAACGCCGCGCCCTGATCGGATTCGTCGCCTCCGCGTTCAACATGAAGGATCTCATGCAGGAGGTCCTCGGCGGCAATTCCAGGCTCGACTTTCAGTTTGAGATTTTCGACGGTGGAATGGAGAAGACAACCAATCCCCTTCCCCTCCTAACGAAAGAGAGCCTGCTTTACGACAGCAATGACATCCTGGGCGCCAACACCGGCAACAATCCCCCCAGATACACACAAATCGCCTCTTTGGATATCGCAGGTCGCCATTGGCACATCTACTTTTCCACCCATGCCTCCTTCCTATCGGAAATAGAAGAAACCCTTCCTTTCCTCATTCTTTTCGGCGGGGCGACGTTCTCCCTGTTGCTCTCTTACATTACCTGGTCGACGACGACCGCGCGCCGGCGCGCCATCGACCTCGCGGAGAGCATGACCGTCGATCTTCGGGAGAGCGAGGAAAGATTCCGTGCCATTTTCGACCGGGCCCCTTCCGGAATCGGCGTGGTCGATCTGGAAGGACGTTTTATTCAGGTGAATCAGAGTTATGCCGCCTTCCTCGGCTATACGCGGGAAGAGCTGACGGGACGGACCTTCCAAGAGATGACCCATCCGGACGACCTGGCGGCGAGCATGAGGGTGAGAGAGGAGCTGGCGGCCGGAAAGACTGATAAACATCGGTTTGAAAAACGCTATATCCGCAAAGATGGCCGGATCGTTTGGGGCGATATCACGGTCTCTCAAATCAACGACCCCTCGGGAAAGCCGAAGTATTTTGTCGCGGTCGTGGACGACATCACCGAGCGGAAACAGATGGAAGAAGCGCTGCGCGAGACCAACCACACCCTTCAAGCCCTCATCCAGGCCTCCCCCCTGGCCATCATCACCCTCGATCTGAATGGAAAAGTAACAACATGGAATCCCGCCGCCCGACAGATTTTCGGATGGAGTCCGGAAGAGGCCATCGGCCGCTTCAACCCCATCGTCCCCAAAGAGAAAGAGAATGAGTTTAAAGGATTGGTGCAGGCGCTTCTGCAAGGGAAAGTTTTTTCCAACCTCGAAGTCAGCCGCCAAAGAAAGAACGGCTCCCAGGTCGATGTCAGCTTATCCACCGCACCGTTGCGGGACGGGCAAGGTCATATCCGAGGGATCGTCGGCATTCTGGCCGACATGACGGTGCAGAAGCGGGCGGAGGAAGCGCTGCGGAATAGTGAAAGCCGCTTCCGGCGGGTCATTGATTCCAACATGATCGGCATTGTTTTCTCGGACGTCAACGGAAATATCACGGAGGCCAATGACGCTTTTCTTCAAATGGTCGGATATACCCGCGAGGAGCTTCGCTCGGGGGAAATCAGCTGGAAAGAGATGACCCCCTCCGAATATCGCCTTCTGGACGTCAAAGGCCTCGATGAGATGGCCGCCACCGGGGTCTGCGCTCCGTTTGAGAAAGAATTTATCCGCAAAGACGGAAGCAGGATCCCTGTGATGATCGGCGCCGCCTTCCTCGAAGCCTCCCGGGAGAAGACGGTCGGTTTTGTCGTCGATATTACCGACCGCAAACGGGCCGACGAACGGCTGCGGGAAAGCGAAGAAAAATATCGGCTTTTGTTCGAGAACAATCCGTACCCGATGTGGGTGTTCGATCTGGAGACGCTCGCTTTTCTGGCGGTCAACGAAGCGACTGTGTCCCGCTACGGCTATCATCGGGAGGAGTTTCTCTCGATGACGATCACAGATCTCTGCCCCGCCGAAGATATTCCGACCCTCCTTAAGAATCTTCCGCAGATCAGCACCCGTGTCGGCCCGGGGGGGATCTGGCGAAATAGAAAAAAAGACGGGACGGTAATCGACGTGGAGATCACATCGGATCTGATCTCCTTCTCCGGAAGGAAGGCCAAACTTGTCCTGGCCAACGATGTGACCGAGCGCCTCCGCGCGGAAGAAGCGCTCCGGCAAAGCGAGGAACAGTACCGGCTCCTGTTTGATCGAAATCCCCACCCGATGTGGGTCGTCGACCCTTCAACGCATACTTTCTTGGCGGTCAACGAAGCGGCGATCCGTCATTATGGTTATTCGAGAGAAGCGTTCCTTCGGATGACGATTTGCGACATCCGCCCGCCGGAAGAAATTCCTCTCCTACTGGGCTATCTCCAAGAGGCTGCGCATCGGGAAACATCTTCGGACCCGGTTATGGGCGGGGTCTGGACGCACAGAAAAAAAGATGGAAGCCTCATTGAGGCCGAGATCACTTGGAATCTGATCCTCTTCCGGGGAAAGGAGGCCCGGCTCGTTTTGGCGGAGGATGTCACAGAATCGAGAAAAACCGAACGGGAGCTGCAAGATTCAGAGCGCCGGTTCCGACAGCTGGCGGAGAACATCCATGAGATCTTCTGGATCGTGGAGCGCGATCCTTTCCGACTGCTCTACATCAGTCCCGCCTACGAGCAGATCTGGGGACGCGCCTGTCAGAGCCTGTATGATCAGCCGAAATCGTTTCTGGATGCGGTTTATCCCGAAGACCGGGTCCGTGTTCTCGACGCCATGGAGCAACAAGGCCGGGGAGAGCCGACCGACACCGAATATCGTATCATTCGGACCGACGGCTCCGTTCGCTGGATTCGGGATCGGGGCTTTCCGATCAAAGACGGATCGGGAAAGGTCTACCGCGTGGCCGGGGTGGCCGAAGATATTACCGAGCGCCGCCAAGCCGAACAGGCCTTGCGTGAAACGAATGAGACACTTCGCGCTTTGATTCATGCCTCTCCCTTGGCGATCTTCGCCCTCGACTCGGAAGGAAAGGTGAAGATGTGGAACCCCGCGGCGGAGCGGCTCTTCGGCTGGAGAGAGTATGAAATTTTCAATCAGCGATTCCCGATCCTTCCCGTGGATCAAGAGGAAGAGCTGGATCTTCTTCAAAAACTGGTCTGCGAAGGGAAAGGGTTTACCGGATTGGAGACGTGCCATTCCCGAAAGGACGGATCGTCGGTCGACATCAGCATCTCCGTCGCCCCCCTCCCCGGCTCGGAGCCGACGATGACCGGAATTGTCGCCGTCGTGGCCGATATTTCGGATCGCAAAAAAACGGAGGAGGCGCTCCGGAAGAGCGAAGAGCGTTTTCATCTCGCCACACGCGCCACCAACGACGCCGTCTGGGATTGGGATCTGATCACGAACACGCTTTGGTGGAATGAGAACCTTCAAACCCTCTTCGGCTACAAACCGGAGGAGATCGAGCCGGGGATCGAGTCTTGGACAAACCGGCTTCATCCGGAAGATAAAGAGCGGGTCCTCTCGGGGATTCACAGTGCAATCGCCGGCGGCGATCAGCTCTGGTCGGGGGAGTATCGTTTCCGGCGAGGCGATGGAAGTTATGCGACCCTCCTCGACCGCGGCTATATCGTTCGGGACGCGGCGGGGACGCCGGTCCGGATGATCGGGGCGATGATGGACATCACCGAGAGAAATCATGCGGAGGAAGCGCTCCGAATCAAGACGGACCAGCTGGCGGCGGTCACCGACGCGATGACCGCCTATCTCGACAGCCGAGACTGGAACGAGACCAGCTCGCTTCTTCTGCGCTCGGCCCTCCGCCAAACGGAAAGCGAATACGGCTTTATCGGCGTGGTCGTGGAAGGGCCGGCCTTCCGGATTCTCGCCATCGAAGGAATTGACGTCGGACCGATCCAGATCCGTCCATTCTATAAAGACGCCCTCCGGATGGACGGAAAGCAGGAATATCTTGAACTCTACCGCTTCGACAATCTCTTCGGAAAAGTCATCGAAAGCGGGAAGGTCGTCATTTCCAACGATGCCGCCGCCGATCCCCGCTCCGGAGGGATCCCTCCCGGACACCCCGCCATGCGCAACTTCCTCGGCGTTCCGATCGTCCGTGCAAACGAGGTGGTCGGAATGATCGGCATTGCGAATCGCCCCGGCGGATACAGCGGGACGGAGCAAGCGGGTTTAGAAATTCTCTCCCACGCCACGGGGGTCCTATACGATAGCTATCGCCGGAGAGAAAGGGAGATCGCCCTGGAAAATCAGCAAAGGAACGTCGAGAAGGAGCTGCGGCGATCCCAGGAGCAGCTCCGAAGCCTCTCCAGCCGGCTTCACTCCATGGTGGAGGAAGAGCGGACCCGCATCTCGCGCGAAATTCACGACGAACTGGGACAGCTATTGACAATTCTAAAAATGGAACTATCATGGCTGAAAAAACGGCTGCCGAAAAAAGAAGCGCTGCTGCGGGACAGAACGAAATCGATGGCAAAGCTGGTCGACACGACCGTTCAGACCCTCCGGAAGATCTCGACGGAATTGAGACCCGGCGTATTGGACGACCTCGGGCTGACCGCCGCCATTGAATGGCAGGTTTCGGAATTTCAAAACCGAACGGGGATGCGCTGCCGGTTCACCGTTCGGCCGGAGGAGATTCTGCTTGACCCCGACCGGTCCACCGCGGTTTTTCGGATTTTCCAGGAGACGCTCACCA
- a CDS encoding DnaJ domain-containing protein has product MDEDFLKKLGDRKGRLKRRLVELNETIEIDLAFAVDRYDDARGHSFFTLEERLQDYQILFQKILDQVDEATTLADLDRTAGRVSYVEDRLDELESQLYNRPRRKRRRPFNLADFFSQFSQNGSETASHGEISSLTQAYQILGVEEGTGMTEVTAAFRRYAKEYHPDARGGDRSTEAELRKVVEAYQMIKQHFAD; this is encoded by the coding sequence ATGGATGAAGATTTCCTTAAAAAACTGGGAGACCGAAAAGGCCGCCTCAAGCGCCGTCTGGTCGAGTTGAATGAAACGATCGAAATCGATCTCGCCTTCGCGGTCGACCGATACGACGATGCCCGGGGTCACTCCTTCTTCACCCTGGAGGAACGGCTCCAAGACTATCAAATCCTCTTCCAAAAAATCTTAGACCAGGTGGACGAGGCGACGACCCTCGCCGACCTCGACCGGACCGCAGGACGCGTCTCCTACGTAGAAGATCGCCTCGACGAGTTGGAAAGCCAGCTCTATAACCGGCCCCGAAGGAAACGCCGGCGGCCGTTCAACCTCGCCGATTTTTTCAGCCAGTTCAGCCAAAATGGCTCGGAAACCGCTTCCCATGGAGAGATTTCCTCTCTGACACAGGCCTACCAAATCCTGGGGGTGGAGGAGGGAACCGGCATGACTGAAGTGACCGCCGCATTTCGCCGCTACGCAAAGGAGTATCACCCCGATGCCCGCGGAGGGGATCGAAGCACGGAAGCCGAGCTTCGAAAAGTGGTCGAGGCTTACCAAATGATCAAGCAGCACTTCGCCGATTAA
- a CDS encoding pyrimidine/purine nucleoside phosphorylase, with protein MSEFKNVTVKKAANVFFDGKVTSRTVLFPDGSRKTLGIMQPGEFEFKIGDQEIMEILSGDLEVFLEGENGWKRIKGGAQFTVPARTTFKLKVHSLTDYCCSFVKA; from the coding sequence ATGAGCGAATTTAAAAACGTCACGGTAAAAAAAGCGGCGAACGTCTTCTTTGACGGAAAGGTCACCAGCCGGACAGTCCTTTTTCCGGACGGCAGCCGCAAGACCCTCGGCATCATGCAGCCGGGGGAGTTCGAATTTAAAATCGGCGATCAAGAAATCATGGAGATTCTCTCCGGCGATCTGGAAGTGTTTCTGGAGGGAGAGAACGGCTGGAAGCGGATCAAAGGGGGAGCGCAGTTTACCGTCCCCGCCCGAACCACATTTAAGCTGAAGGTCCACAGTCTGACCGATTATTGCTGCAGCTTCGTCAAGGCGTAA
- the metH gene encoding methionine synthase — translation MGSDQIKALLRERILVLDGAMGTMIQARNLTAADFGGPELEGCNENLNLTRPDVIQSIHEAYYAAGADIVETNTFGGTGIVLAEYGLQDKVLEINRAGAQVAKAAAKKYSTPAKPRLVAASMGPTTKAITVTGGVTFDQLVEAFALQTKGLIEGGVDLLLLETAQDTINLKAAAIGILQAQKEMGIEIPIMISATIERTGTMLAGQGVEALYASLEHLPILSIGLNCATGPEFMTDHIRSLANMATCLVSVYPNAGLPNEEGKYEETPESLAAKLSRFVEEGWINLIGGCCGTTPAHITAISKMVEGRKPRTPKGALKPAVSGIDFLLIEEENRPVIVGERTNVIGSRKFKELIVDGKIEEGAEIGRAQVRNGAQVIDVCMANPDRNELADLEAFLQILNKKVKAPIMIDSTDHRVIEAALKLCQGKCIVNSINLEDGEERFELVVPLLKKYGGAVVVGCIDEDPVQGMGVTRQRKIEIAKRSYDLLVNKYGLAPRDLIFDALVFPVGTGDANYIGSAPETIEGIRLIKETFPESKTILGVSNVSFGLPTAGREILNSVFLYHTVKAGLDYAIVNAEKLERYPSIPEEERRLAEDLIFWRGADPVAAFAAHFKDKKGIAKKTRADLPLDGRLARYIVEGSKEGLIEDLELKRKEATPLEIINGPLMTGMDEVGRLFNNNELIVAEVLQSAEAMKAAVRHLEQFMEKSDTAARGTILLATVKGDVHDIGKNLVEIILSNNGYKVVNLGIKVPPETLIEAIRKERPDMVGLSGLLVKSAQQMVITAQDFKTAGVTIPILVGGAALTKRFTDTKIAAEYPGPVFYAKDAMNGLDLANQWIDETQRPGLLKKTETERSAMVKIAEGMEKKPQPASEVRARSNVRRDLPLPKAPDFDFHAIEEGPLREIFAYINPSMLYGKHLGLKGNLERLLADRDERAEKLHASVVAMQEEILAKRTLTAQGVYRYLPCRARGEDLLIYDPADPARLLETFTFPRQPAGERLCLSDYCRDVDSNEIDSVALFVVTMGKGVRALSTQLKEAGEYLRSHLLQAIAIEGAEGFAEWVHQKIRNDWGIPDPPEMTIQDVLKNRYRGIRVSFGYPACPNLADQRKLFRLLDATAKIGVELTDGDMMDPEASVSALVFHHPEAKYFRTDT, via the coding sequence TTGGGAAGCGATCAAATAAAAGCCCTGCTGCGCGAGCGAATCTTGGTCCTGGACGGGGCGATGGGGACGATGATCCAGGCCAGAAATTTGACCGCCGCCGATTTCGGAGGGCCGGAGCTGGAAGGATGCAATGAGAACTTGAATCTCACCCGCCCCGACGTCATCCAATCGATTCATGAGGCCTATTATGCCGCGGGAGCCGATATCGTCGAGACCAACACCTTCGGCGGCACCGGAATCGTTCTGGCGGAGTATGGCCTTCAGGACAAGGTCTTGGAGATCAACCGCGCGGGGGCGCAGGTCGCGAAGGCTGCCGCAAAGAAATATTCCACCCCTGCCAAGCCCCGGCTCGTCGCCGCCTCGATGGGGCCGACGACCAAAGCGATCACCGTCACCGGCGGGGTCACTTTCGATCAATTGGTCGAGGCCTTTGCCCTTCAGACCAAAGGATTAATCGAAGGCGGGGTCGATCTTCTCTTGTTGGAAACGGCCCAGGACACCATCAATCTGAAAGCCGCCGCGATCGGCATCCTCCAGGCCCAGAAAGAGATGGGGATCGAGATCCCGATCATGATCTCGGCCACCATCGAGCGGACCGGAACGATGCTCGCGGGTCAGGGGGTGGAGGCGCTTTATGCCTCGCTGGAGCATCTCCCGATTCTCTCGATCGGCCTGAACTGCGCCACCGGTCCGGAGTTTATGACAGACCACATTCGCTCGCTCGCCAACATGGCGACCTGCCTCGTCTCGGTCTACCCCAACGCGGGCCTTCCGAATGAAGAAGGAAAGTACGAAGAAACCCCCGAATCGCTCGCCGCCAAGCTTTCCCGGTTCGTCGAGGAGGGGTGGATCAATCTGATCGGCGGCTGCTGCGGGACCACCCCGGCGCATATCACGGCGATCTCAAAAATGGTCGAAGGGAGAAAACCGCGCACCCCGAAGGGCGCGCTGAAACCGGCCGTGTCCGGGATCGACTTTCTTCTGATCGAGGAAGAGAACCGTCCGGTGATCGTCGGCGAGCGGACCAACGTGATCGGAAGCCGGAAATTCAAAGAGCTGATCGTCGACGGGAAAATCGAAGAGGGGGCCGAGATCGGCCGGGCGCAGGTCCGAAACGGCGCACAGGTGATCGACGTCTGCATGGCCAATCCGGACCGGAATGAATTGGCCGACCTGGAGGCCTTTCTCCAGATCCTGAATAAGAAGGTGAAAGCGCCGATCATGATCGACTCGACCGATCATCGGGTGATCGAAGCGGCGCTCAAGCTCTGTCAGGGAAAGTGCATCGTCAACTCGATCAATCTGGAAGACGGCGAGGAACGCTTCGAGCTGGTCGTCCCGCTCTTGAAGAAATACGGCGGCGCCGTGGTCGTCGGTTGCATCGATGAAGACCCCGTCCAGGGGATGGGGGTCACGCGCCAGCGGAAGATCGAGATCGCAAAACGCTCCTACGACTTGCTCGTGAACAAATACGGCCTGGCCCCGCGGGATCTGATCTTCGACGCCCTCGTCTTTCCGGTCGGAACCGGCGACGCCAACTACATCGGCTCTGCCCCGGAGACGATTGAAGGAATCCGGCTGATCAAGGAGACCTTCCCGGAATCCAAAACGATCCTGGGGGTCAGCAACGTCTCCTTCGGTCTTCCGACCGCCGGTCGCGAAATCCTCAACTCCGTTTTTCTCTATCATACCGTCAAAGCGGGGCTCGACTATGCCATCGTCAACGCCGAGAAGCTGGAGCGTTATCCCTCCATCCCGGAGGAGGAGCGCCGTCTCGCCGAAGATTTAATCTTCTGGCGGGGAGCGGACCCGGTCGCCGCCTTCGCCGCCCACTTCAAGGACAAGAAGGGGATCGCCAAGAAAACCCGCGCCGATCTTCCCCTCGATGGGCGGCTCGCCCGCTACATCGTCGAAGGCTCCAAAGAGGGTCTTATTGAAGATTTGGAGCTGAAGCGGAAGGAAGCGACGCCGCTTGAAATTATCAATGGCCCCCTGATGACCGGCATGGATGAGGTCGGACGGCTCTTCAATAATAACGAGCTGATCGTGGCGGAGGTGCTGCAGTCGGCCGAAGCGATGAAGGCGGCGGTAAGGCACCTGGAGCAGTTCATGGAAAAGAGCGATACCGCTGCGCGCGGGACGATCCTCCTTGCGACGGTGAAAGGGGATGTCCACGACATCGGGAAGAATCTGGTCGAGATCATCCTGAGCAACAACGGCTACAAGGTGGTCAATCTCGGGATCAAGGTCCCGCCGGAGACGCTGATCGAGGCGATCCGGAAGGAGCGGCCCGATATGGTCGGCCTCTCCGGCTTGCTGGTGAAATCGGCCCAGCAGATGGTGATCACCGCCCAGGACTTCAAGACCGCCGGCGTCACCATACCGATCCTGGTCGGCGGAGCGGCCCTCACCAAGCGCTTCACCGACACGAAGATCGCCGCGGAATATCCGGGACCGGTCTTCTACGCCAAGGATGCGATGAACGGGCTTGATCTCGCGAACCAATGGATCGATGAGACCCAGCGCCCCGGGCTTCTGAAGAAGACCGAGACGGAGCGGAGCGCGATGGTGAAGATCGCCGAGGGGATGGAGAAGAAGCCGCAGCCGGCGTCGGAGGTCCGCGCCCGATCGAACGTCCGGCGCGATCTCCCCCTGCCGAAGGCCCCTGATTTTGATTTTCACGCAATCGAAGAGGGGCCGCTCCGGGAGATCTTCGCGTACATCAACCCGTCGATGCTCTACGGAAAGCACTTGGGGTTGAAAGGAAATCTCGAACGGCTCCTGGCCGACCGCGACGAGCGGGCGGAGAAGCTTCATGCCTCCGTGGTGGCGATGCAGGAGGAGATTCTCGCAAAGCGAACCCTCACCGCCCAGGGGGTCTACCGCTATCTTCCCTGCCGGGCGCGGGGAGAGGATCTGCTGATCTACGATCCGGCCGATCCGGCCCGCCTGCTCGAAACCTTTACCTTCCCCCGGCAGCCGGCGGGGGAGCGGCTTTGTCTTTCCGACTACTGCCGCGATGTGGACTCGAATGAGATCGACTCGGTCGCCCTTTTCGTCGTGACGATGGGGAAAGGGGTCCGCGCCCTCTCCACGCAGCTGAAGGAGGCGGGGGAATATCTTCGCTCGCATCTGCTTCAAGCGATCGCGATCGAGGGGGCCGAAGGCTTCGCCGAGTGGGTGCACCAAAAAATTCGAAACGACTGGGGAATTCCCGACCCGCCGGAGATGACGATTCAAGACGTCCTGAAGAACCGCTATCGCGGCATCCGGGTCAGCTTCGGCTACCCCGCATGTCCGAATCTCGCCGACCAGCGAAAGCTCTTCCGGCTGCTCGACGCCACCGCCAAAATCGGCGTGGAGCTGACCGACGGCGACATGATGGACCCGGAGGCGTCGGTCTCCGCCCTCGTCTTCCACCACCCCGAGGCAAAATACTTCCGGACCGACACATAA
- the serS gene encoding serine--tRNA ligase encodes MLDVKLLRENLAEVKKRLADRQLDISFDAWAESDQRQRALKAQIEGLKAKKNQASEEIARSKREKKPIDPILQEMKEVAQQIEQLEGELKKTEEEIGPFLLRLPNLPHSSVPVGKDERDNQEIRRWGAPPPFSFKPKPHWEIGEALGILDFERGAKIAGARFTLYKGAGARLERALINFMLDLHTREHGYQEVLPPFIANRESMTGTGQLPKFEEDLFRLKDEDYFLIPTAEVPVTNIYRGEILAEAQLPISHVAYTPCFRREAGSYGKDTRGLIRQHQFNKVELVKFAKPEASYDHLERLLKDAETVLQRLALPYRVMALSTGDMGFAAAKTYDIEVWLPSQQMFREISSCSNFEAFQARRAEIRYRTAAGKVQYVHTLNGSGLAVGRTLVAILENYQQEDGSVVIPEALRPYMDGVSKIEKGKAA; translated from the coding sequence ATGCTCGACGTCAAGCTGCTCAGAGAGAATCTTGCGGAGGTGAAAAAGCGGCTGGCCGATCGCCAGCTCGACATTTCCTTTGACGCCTGGGCGGAATCGGATCAGCGGCAGCGGGCGCTGAAGGCGCAGATCGAAGGCCTCAAGGCGAAAAAGAACCAGGCCAGCGAGGAGATCGCCCGCTCCAAGCGGGAAAAAAAGCCGATCGACCCGATCCTGCAAGAGATGAAAGAGGTGGCTCAGCAGATCGAGCAGCTCGAAGGGGAGCTGAAAAAGACCGAGGAAGAGATCGGCCCCTTTTTGCTGCGGCTCCCGAATCTTCCCCATTCGTCGGTTCCCGTCGGCAAAGATGAACGGGATAATCAGGAGATCCGCCGGTGGGGTGCGCCGCCGCCGTTTTCATTCAAGCCGAAGCCGCATTGGGAGATCGGCGAGGCGCTCGGCATCCTCGACTTCGAGCGGGGAGCCAAAATCGCCGGGGCGCGCTTTACCCTCTACAAGGGGGCCGGGGCGAGGCTGGAGCGGGCCCTGATCAATTTTATGCTCGATCTTCACACCCGGGAACATGGCTATCAGGAGGTCCTTCCCCCGTTTATCGCCAATCGGGAAAGCATGACCGGGACGGGACAGCTCCCGAAGTTTGAGGAAGATCTCTTCCGGTTGAAGGATGAAGATTACTTTCTCATCCCGACCGCGGAAGTCCCGGTAACCAATATTTACCGCGGCGAGATTTTGGCCGAGGCGCAGCTTCCGATTTCGCATGTCGCGTACACCCCCTGCTTTCGTAGGGAGGCCGGCTCCTACGGCAAGGACACGCGCGGCTTGATCCGGCAGCATCAGTTTAATAAGGTGGAACTGGTCAAGTTTGCCAAGCCCGAAGCGTCGTACGATCATCTGGAACGGCTTTTAAAAGATGCCGAAACGGTTTTGCAGCGGCTGGCGCTTCCCTACCGGGTGATGGCGCTTTCCACCGGCGACATGGGATTCGCGGCGGCCAAGACGTATGATATTGAAGTCTGGCTCCCCTCGCAGCAGATGTTTCGGGAGATCTCGTCTTGCAGCAATTTCGAGGCGTTCCAGGCGCGCCGCGCGGAAATCCGCTATCGAACCGCGGCCGGCAAGGTCCAGTACGTTCATACGCTCAATGGCTCGGGTCTGGCCGTCGGGCGGACGTTGGTCGCGATCCTCGAAAATTATCAGCAGGAAGACGGCTCGGTCGTGATCCCAGAAGCGCTGCGCCCCTACATGGACGGAGTGTCAAAGATCGAGAAGGGAAAAGCGGCCTGA